The genomic interval GTGAAAGTGTAACAACCCGGAAGGGGGAGTCAAACCCAGTCGAAAGATTGTTCGGGATTGCAGAAACGGGAGTTTTGATGTTAAGCTGGCTCCGTCAATGAAATGACGGACCAGGGGGGAGTAATGAAACAACTGGCACAGATTCTTCTCATCGATGACGAACCGCGCAACCGGGAAGCTCTATCCCTGCTGCTGACCGGCAGCGGCTTCCAGGTTGAAGCGGTCGGCACCGGAGAAGAAGCCTTGAAAGTCCTGCAGCAGACCCCGTACGCCGTTGTGATCACGGATCTTTTTTTGCCGGGCGTCAGCGGCATCGATATCCTCAAACGGGTCAAGATCGACTATCCCTACACCAATGTGGTCCTGATTACCGGCAACGCATCGGCGGAAACAGCCGTCGAATCGATGAAGGAAGGGGCCTTCGACTACATCACCAAACCGATAGACTTCGAAAAACTGAAGATTATCGTCACCAAGGCCCTGGAAAAAAGCCAGCTGGTGGCGGAAAATCTCTATCTTCGACAGCAACTGCGCGGCAAATACGCCTTCGACAACATCATCGGCCACGGCCCGGCCATGCAGCGGGTCTTTTCCCGGCTGGAGAAGATTGTTCACACCGATTCAACCATCCTCATTCTCGGTGAATCCGGCACCGGCAAGGAACTGGTCGCCCGCGCCATCCACTTCAACGGCACCCGCCGCAACAAGCCGATCATTGCCATCAACTGTGGAGCAATCCCGGCCGAGCTGCTCGAAAGCGAGCTGTTCGGACATGTCCGGGGGGCTTTTACCGGCGCCGTTGCCGACAAACCGGGTAAATTCGAGCTGGCCGATGGCGGCACCGTTTTTCTCGATGAAATCGGCACCATGCCCCCTCCCCTGCAGATGAAACTGCTGCGGGTCCTGCAGGAACAGGAAATCGAACGGGTCGGCGGCAGGAAGCCGATCAAGATCAACGTCCGGGTCATTTCGGCGACCAACGCCGACCTGGAAGCCGATGTCAGGGCGGGGCGGTTTCGGGAAGACCTCTACTACCGACTCAACGTCATCCCGATCCTGCTGCCGCCGCTGCGCGAACGGCGCGAAGACATCCCCCTGCTGGTCAGACATTTCCTGCAGAAGAGCTGCCAGGAGATGCAGCGCAACCTGATGTCGGTCTCTCCCGAAGCCATGCAGGCCCTGGAGAGTTATGACTGGCCGGGCAATGTCAGGGAGATGGAAAATGTGATCGAACGCAGCGTCGCCCTGACCGACGGGGACCGTATCGGCAGAGCGGATCTGCCGCCCGATATCGGCGGGCTGGATGAGGATGCCGGCGACGGCCGCATCGCTCCCAGGGTCACGGAAAAAGGGATCGACATGCCGGCGACTATCGCCGAGATGGAACGGGAACTGATTCGCGACGCGCTCAGAATCGGCAACGGTGTCAAGGCCAGGGCTGCCGCCCTGCTCGGCATCAACCGCACCACCCTGGTCGAGAAAATCAAGCGGCTCGGGATGCAGGAAGAGTTGTCAGATCTCCGGAGCTGAATTCGCCGCCTTCCGCATATGGGACAGGAAAGCTTCGGCCAGGGGAGAAAGCTGGCGTTTTCGACGCAGGACCAGGTAAAAGGAACGACGCATGCGCGTCCCACGGATCGGCAGGGCGACCAGCTCGCCGCGATCCAGCTCGGATGCCACCGCCCGCAGACTGAGAATCCCCGCGCCGAGTCCGGCCAGCACCGCCTGGCGAACCGCTTCATTGCTGCCGAATTCAGCGACGATCCGCAGACTGCCGGGATCGCAACCGGCCTCGCGCAGGGCGGTCTCGGAAAAAACTCGGGTTCCGGAATCAACCTCCCGTTGCACGAACGGGAGATTCCCGAGCTGCTCCGGCGGCAATTCCGGCAACCCCGCCAGCGGGTGGCCGACCGGCAGAATGACAGCCAGCTGATCGTCCCACAGCGGTTCGAACGCGCAACGTGCCTCGCGAAAGCGACTGCCGGTCAGACCGAATTCATAGTCGCCCTCCAGCACTCCCTGCACAATCGCACCGCTGCCGGCAGTCCGGATCGAAACCCGGCAGGCGGGGTACTGCTGGCGGAACTGCTGAATCACGCCGGGCAGGATATAGGTGCCGGGAATGGTGCTGGCACCGATGCTCAAGGTTCCGGCCAACTCACCCCGGAAGGTGGCCATCGCCTGCCGGGCCTCTTCCCGCAACTGCAGGATCTGTCTGGCATAGGGGTAGAGTTTGCGACCGGCCGGAGTGGGGACAACCTCCCGCCCCATCCGGTCGAGCAGCCGTTCACCGACCGATTCTTCGAGCAGCCGCAACTGTTCACTGACCGAAGGCTGACTCAGGTGGACCGCTTCGGCGGCACGGGTAAAGCTTTTCAGTTCAACAATCCTGCAGAACAGGGTCAGACGCTTGATATCCATCGCGCAACAATCCTCAGATAAACACCTCGGGCCGGCAGGAGCCACTGATACAGTCGCCTCAATGTGCCACAAAGAGGCCGGGGATGCCAGAAAGACCTTTTAAGGCGGGCGCCGAAGAAGATAGATCACCGAAAGAACCGGACATCGATTTTGACAATTTCGTTTTTGAATCCGCTGGTGTTTCCTTGAATCTGAAGACAAAAAACAAGCAGCTGCGCGACCATGCTGAAACCATCTTCCGGGCCGCCGTTGCCGCCGTCGATCCGGCGGTCGCGGTCAGAAACAGCCTGCGGCTGGTTGATCGAACCCGGCTCAGACTGCTGGACGTGGAGACTCCCCTCCCCTCCGGCCGCATCCTGGTGATCGGCGCGGGCAAAGCGACAGCACCGATGGCCCGGGCCGTGGAAGAGATCCTCGGATCACGGATCAGCGAGGGACTGATCGTCACCAAGGATGGCCACGGGCTGCCCCTTGAGCATATCCAGTTGCGGGAAGCCGCCCATCCCATCCCCGACCGACGTGGCGAACAGGCCACCCGGCAGATTCTCGAACTCGTGGACAAGGCGACCGACGACGACCTGGTCATCACCCTGCTGTCAGGCGGCGGCTCGGCGTTGCTGGCCGCCCCGGCGGAAGGTCTGAGCCTGACCGATAAGGTCATCACCACCGACCTGCTGCTCGCCAGCGGAGCGGACATCGGCGCGATCAACTGCGTCCGCAAGCACCTTTCCGCTGTCAAGGGGGGGCAACTGGCGCGGCGGGCAGCTCCGGCCGCGATGCTGACCCTGGTGATCTCGGATGTCATCGGCGACCCGCTCGATGTCATCGCCTCGGGGCCGACCGTACCCGACCCGACCCGTTACGGCGAAGCTGAAGAGATTCTTCGCGACTGCAGAATTCTGCACCGCTGTCCCCGGGCCGTCAGGGACCACCTGCGCGCCGGTCGGATCGGGCAACGGGAGGAAACCCCGAAACCGGATGAGTTCCCGACAAACGGCCGAACCCGGATCATTGCCGGCAACACTTCCGCGCTTCAGGCCGCGCGCCGGAAAGCCGAAGACCTCGGCTATGATTGCCGGGTTGTCGATCACCGACTATGTGGAGAAGCCCGGGAGGCGGCCCGGCAGCTGGCCGCGGCGGCCTCTCGACCGGTCCTCCGACCGACCTGTCTGCTGGCCGGCGGGGAAACCACCGTCACCCTGACCGGCAACGGCAAGGGCGGTCGCAACCAGGAATTCGCCCTGGCCGCAGCGCTGGCCATCAACGGCCGGGACGACATCGTGATCCTGGCCGCCGGCACCGACGGCACTGACGGCCCGACCGACGCCGCCGGTGCCATCGTCGACGGCGGCAGCGTCGACCGCGGACGCGAAGTTGGACAGATCGCGACCTCCCACCTCGACAACAACGACAGCTACCCCTTCCACCGCGCCACCGGTGACCTGCTGATCACCGGGCCGACCCGCACCAACGTGATGGATATCTACCTGGCGCTGGTGACACCGGGGGATTGACCTGATCTTGATTGATGCTTTCGCAAAAAGCATCAAGAGAGTTGGCTAAGCAAAAAGCGCCAGCAGCAAGGCGTGCGATTGTCGAGCAATGAAACGTACTTACGTACGTTGAAGCAGCGAGACAAACGCAGCAACGCAGTTGCTGATGAGTTTTTGCGACACCATCTTGATTGATTCAGGATTTCAACCGCTGATCAGCGGTGAAATAATTCCGGTAACCGATATGCAGAATGAGCAAAGTGGTCAGCGCCACGGCGCCGGTGATGGCGCACATGATGGCGATCTGGTAGCGCACCGCGACAATCGGGGCGGTGCCGGAGAGGATCTGTCCGGTCATCATTCCCGGCAGGGCGACGATGCCCATCGCCGCCATGGTGTTGGTGGCCGGAATCATGGCGGCCTTGAAGGAACTGCCGAGCAGCGGCGCGACCGCCTGCCGCGGGCTGGCGCCGAGACAGAGAGCGGCCTCGATTTCGGTTCGCCCCCGACGAACCTGAACAGCGAGACGTTCGGCGGCAAGTGCGGCCCCATTCATCGAATTGCCGACGATCATCCCCGCCAGGGGAATCAGGTAACGCGGCTCGTACCAGGGTTCCACCCCCACCACGCCGACACAGAAGAACCAGGTCACCAGGCCGCAGCCGACCAGCAGCGCCCCGGCCATGACCCGGTAGAAATACGGCATCTTGTCCTGCACCCGGGAACCGATCACCTGCAGGGCGAAAAGCCCCATGACGGCCAATATCGCCACCACCGCCAGCGGATGGCGCAGGGCAAAGACCCCTTCCAGCAGGTACCCGACCGCCAGCAGCTGAACCACCATCCGCAACGAGGCACGAAGCAGGCCTCCACTGCCCCCATAACCCTGCCAGCGGATCAGCGCCGCGCTCAGCAGTACCAGGCCGTAGGCGAGTCCCAGATCAGCCAGATTAAGCTGCAGCAGATCGTCCGTCATGATTCCGGACCCTCCTTTTGACCGGCAATGAAACGGCCGACGCGGCTTTCCGCCCCATAACTGAAAAAGGACGCGACCGGACACTGCAGTTTCAGTTTTCCCGCCTCCATGAACAGCACCCGGTCAGCATGGTTCCGCACCCATTCGAGATCATGGCTGACCAGAACGATGGTCATCGCTCGACGGCAGAGGTGCCGCAGGGAACGACCGAGGGCCTCGGCGGTCGGGCGGTCGAGAGCACTGCCGGGTTCATCAAGCAACAGCACCTCGGGATCAAGACAGAGAGCGCGCGCCAGAGCCAGGCGCTGCTGCTGACCGATGGAGAGCTTCTCGGCGGGTTTTGACAAAAGATCCGGCGGGAACTGGCTCGAGGCGCAGAGTTCGCTCAGCCGTTGGTTGTCGATCGGAGCGATATCGGGATGAAACCGCAGACCGAACAGCAGATTGTCGCGGGCGGTTCCGGGGAAAATATGGGGTTGCTGGGGAACAAAAGCGACCTTGCGCCGCAGTCGGCGCGGTTCCCAGCAGCCGAGATCAAGACCGGCATAGCTGACCGTACCCGCGTCAGGAGCATCGAGGCGGTTCAACAAACGCAGCAGGCTGGTTTTCCCGCCGCCTGAGGGACCGACCAGGGCATGCAGCAACCCTTTTTCGAAATGAGTGGTGACATCGTCGAGCAGAGATTGGGGGCCTTCATCGCCGGGCACAGTCCGACAGACATGCTGCAATTCAAAGGCGGTCATTCTCCCTCCCTCAGCCACCGGGCCCTTCGAGACGACGCATGACCTGCTTCACATCCTCCCAGACTTCCCGCTTGGCGGTCGGATTGCGCAACAGGTAGGCAGGGTGAAAGGTCGGCATCAGGGGAATGCCCTGGTACTCGCGCCACTGCCCGCGCAACCGGCTGATCGCCGTCTGCTCACGCAGCAGAGCCTGTGAGGCGACACGACCGAGACTGATGATGACCTGCGGGGAGATGGCGGCCAGCTGCCGTTTGAGAAAGGGTTCACAGGCGGCAACCTCATCCGGTTCCGGGTCACGATTTCCCGGCGGCCGACATTTCTCGACATTGCAGATGTAAACGTCCGGACGCTGCAGCCCCATGGCAAAGAGAATGCGGTCGAGAAGCCGACCGGCTTCGCCGACGAACGGTTCACCGCGACGGTCCTCCTCACGGCCCGGGGCCTCGCCGACC from Geothermobacter hydrogeniphilus carries:
- a CDS encoding sigma-54-dependent transcriptional regulator, giving the protein MKQLAQILLIDDEPRNREALSLLLTGSGFQVEAVGTGEEALKVLQQTPYAVVITDLFLPGVSGIDILKRVKIDYPYTNVVLITGNASAETAVESMKEGAFDYITKPIDFEKLKIIVTKALEKSQLVAENLYLRQQLRGKYAFDNIIGHGPAMQRVFSRLEKIVHTDSTILILGESGTGKELVARAIHFNGTRRNKPIIAINCGAIPAELLESELFGHVRGAFTGAVADKPGKFELADGGTVFLDEIGTMPPPLQMKLLRVLQEQEIERVGGRKPIKINVRVISATNADLEADVRAGRFREDLYYRLNVIPILLPPLRERREDIPLLVRHFLQKSCQEMQRNLMSVSPEAMQALESYDWPGNVREMENVIERSVALTDGDRIGRADLPPDIGGLDEDAGDGRIAPRVTEKGIDMPATIAEMERELIRDALRIGNGVKARAAALLGINRTTLVEKIKRLGMQEELSDLRS
- a CDS encoding selenium metabolism-associated LysR family transcriptional regulator; the encoded protein is MDIKRLTLFCRIVELKSFTRAAEAVHLSQPSVSEQLRLLEESVGERLLDRMGREVVPTPAGRKLYPYARQILQLREEARQAMATFRGELAGTLSIGASTIPGTYILPGVIQQFRQQYPACRVSIRTAGSGAIVQGVLEGDYEFGLTGSRFREARCAFEPLWDDQLAVILPVGHPLAGLPELPPEQLGNLPFVQREVDSGTRVFSETALREAGCDPGSLRIVAEFGSNEAVRQAVLAGLGAGILSLRAVASELDRGELVALPIRGTRMRRSFYLVLRRKRQLSPLAEAFLSHMRKAANSAPEI
- a CDS encoding glycerate kinase type-2 family protein, whose product is MNLKTKNKQLRDHAETIFRAAVAAVDPAVAVRNSLRLVDRTRLRLLDVETPLPSGRILVIGAGKATAPMARAVEEILGSRISEGLIVTKDGHGLPLEHIQLREAAHPIPDRRGEQATRQILELVDKATDDDLVITLLSGGGSALLAAPAEGLSLTDKVITTDLLLASGADIGAINCVRKHLSAVKGGQLARRAAPAAMLTLVISDVIGDPLDVIASGPTVPDPTRYGEAEEILRDCRILHRCPRAVRDHLRAGRIGQREETPKPDEFPTNGRTRIIAGNTSALQAARRKAEDLGYDCRVVDHRLCGEAREAARQLAAAASRPVLRPTCLLAGGETTVTLTGNGKGGRNQEFALAAALAINGRDDIVILAAGTDGTDGPTDAAGAIVDGGSVDRGREVGQIATSHLDNNDSYPFHRATGDLLITGPTRTNVMDIYLALVTPGD
- a CDS encoding ABC transporter permease is translated as MTDDLLQLNLADLGLAYGLVLLSAALIRWQGYGGSGGLLRASLRMVVQLLAVGYLLEGVFALRHPLAVVAILAVMGLFALQVIGSRVQDKMPYFYRVMAGALLVGCGLVTWFFCVGVVGVEPWYEPRYLIPLAGMIVGNSMNGAALAAERLAVQVRRGRTEIEAALCLGASPRQAVAPLLGSSFKAAMIPATNTMAAMGIVALPGMMTGQILSGTAPIVAVRYQIAIMCAITGAVALTTLLILHIGYRNYFTADQRLKS
- a CDS encoding ABC transporter ATP-binding protein, with product MTAFELQHVCRTVPGDEGPQSLLDDVTTHFEKGLLHALVGPSGGGKTSLLRLLNRLDAPDAGTVSYAGLDLGCWEPRRLRRKVAFVPQQPHIFPGTARDNLLFGLRFHPDIAPIDNQRLSELCASSQFPPDLLSKPAEKLSIGQQQRLALARALCLDPEVLLLDEPGSALDRPTAEALGRSLRHLCRRAMTIVLVSHDLEWVRNHADRVLFMEAGKLKLQCPVASFFSYGAESRVGRFIAGQKEGPES
- a CDS encoding uracil-DNA glycosylase — encoded protein: MGDKLHREIFQLVRQTRSLIEDFANLGIEQISLPSQEMMSKTAADHSPVQADVRETLDQIRADLGECRRCKLCEKRNHIVFGVGNPDARLVLVGEAPGREEDRRGEPFVGEAGRLLDRILFAMGLQRPDVYICNVEKCRPPGNRDPEPDEVAACEPFLKRQLAAISPQVIISLGRVASQALLREQTAISRLRGQWREYQGIPLMPTFHPAYLLRNPTAKREVWEDVKQVMRRLEGPGG